From Alkalidesulfovibrio alkalitolerans DSM 16529, a single genomic window includes:
- the rodA gene encoding rod shape-determining protein RodA, translated as MTPMDRRLFLHINWGLLALVLILFGVGVMNLYSASGIRLEGGIAVSAFYQKQLVWGGMGLCAMLAFMLFDYRHLKVLAWPLYWLTVALLVYVLFMGKVAGGAQRWISLGFMNFQPSELAKISVLIIGARILARGAGPLGFKDLAYVLGVGSLPALLVVMQPDLGSGLSILLLLGGMVLFRGVRPSILKLAAVLGPCLVPLGWFGLHDYQKRRIMTFLDPTNDPLGAGYHIIQSQIAIGSGGLTGKGFLGGTQSQLRFLPEKHTDFAVAVFGEEWGFLGMVALLALFCFFLHQFHLAASEAKDRFGAFLCGGVFFYFFWQICINIGMVLGLMPVVGIPLPFVSYGGSALLVNFCLIGIVMNVSMRRFVFKQA; from the coding sequence GTGACGCCGATGGATCGCAGGCTCTTCCTGCACATCAACTGGGGGCTTTTGGCCCTGGTGCTGATTCTTTTCGGCGTCGGTGTCATGAACCTCTATTCGGCCTCGGGAATACGGCTCGAAGGCGGCATAGCGGTCTCGGCCTTCTATCAGAAGCAACTCGTCTGGGGGGGCATGGGGCTGTGCGCCATGCTCGCCTTCATGCTCTTCGACTACCGGCACCTCAAGGTGCTGGCGTGGCCGCTTTACTGGCTCACCGTCGCGCTACTCGTCTATGTGTTGTTCATGGGCAAGGTGGCGGGCGGTGCACAGCGCTGGATCTCCCTGGGATTCATGAACTTCCAGCCGTCTGAGCTGGCCAAGATCAGCGTGCTGATCATAGGCGCGCGGATTCTCGCCAGGGGCGCGGGGCCGCTCGGATTCAAGGACCTGGCCTACGTGCTCGGCGTGGGCAGCCTGCCCGCGCTGCTCGTGGTCATGCAGCCGGACCTTGGGTCGGGACTCTCAATCCTTCTCCTTTTGGGCGGCATGGTGCTCTTCAGGGGGGTGCGGCCCAGCATCCTCAAGCTCGCCGCCGTGCTCGGCCCCTGTCTCGTGCCCCTTGGCTGGTTCGGGCTGCACGACTACCAAAAGCGGCGCATCATGACCTTTCTCGATCCGACCAACGACCCGCTTGGCGCAGGCTATCATATTATACAATCGCAGATTGCCATCGGGTCGGGCGGCCTGACCGGCAAGGGCTTCCTGGGCGGAACCCAGAGCCAGCTCCGCTTTCTCCCGGAGAAACACACGGATTTCGCCGTGGCCGTGTTCGGCGAGGAATGGGGTTTTCTTGGCATGGTCGCCCTGCTTGCGCTGTTCTGCTTCTTTCTGCATCAGTTCCACCTTGCGGCGAGTGAGGCCAAGGATCGTTTCGGCGCATTCCTCTGCGGCGGGGTGTTCTTCTATTTCTTCTGGCAAATCTGCATCAACATCGGTATGGTTCTCGGGCTCATGCCCGTGGTCGGCATTCCGCTGCCGTTTGTTAGTTACGGCGGCAGCGCCCTGCTGGTGAACTTCTGTCTGATCGGCATCGTCATGAACGTTTCCATGCGCCGCTTCGTATTCAAACAGGCCTGA
- a CDS encoding bactofilin family protein — MAKDEINAFLGAGTAYQGKLHFQGSVRIDGVFHGEVTSEGTLVVGQEADVQGTINVGQLVLSGRMTGEVHAREKIVLHRTANLQGCLFTPVLVVEEGAVVEGSITMNGSPKAETVAE; from the coding sequence ATGGCCAAAGACGAGATCAATGCCTTTCTGGGGGCCGGCACGGCCTACCAAGGCAAGCTTCATTTTCAGGGCTCGGTTCGCATCGACGGGGTTTTCCATGGCGAGGTGACGAGTGAGGGAACGCTTGTGGTCGGCCAGGAGGCCGACGTGCAGGGTACCATCAATGTGGGACAGCTCGTCCTTTCCGGCCGCATGACCGGCGAGGTTCACGCGCGTGAAAAGATCGTCCTGCACCGCACGGCAAACCTCCAGGGCTGCCTGTTCACGCCGGTTCTGGTCGTGGAGGAGGGTGCGGTGGTGGAAGGCTCGATCACCATGAACGGATCGCCCAAGGCCGAGACGGTCGCCGAATAG
- a CDS encoding ATP synthase F0 subunit B, with protein sequence MIDIDVTIWIQLANFLIIWFIMNQILLKPIRGIIRKRAEHKSEQLDAITGFTDNASKKLKDFEAALAQARAAGAAEREALKAKAQEREQELISAAQQEASAQLASARADLGAQADKASQALKANVRAMAEKATARILG encoded by the coding sequence ATGATAGATATCGACGTTACTATCTGGATTCAGCTCGCGAACTTCCTCATCATCTGGTTCATCATGAACCAGATTCTCCTGAAGCCGATCCGGGGAATCATAAGGAAGCGCGCCGAGCACAAGAGCGAGCAGCTCGACGCCATCACCGGTTTCACCGACAACGCTTCCAAGAAGCTGAAAGACTTCGAGGCTGCTCTTGCGCAGGCCCGCGCGGCGGGCGCGGCCGAGCGCGAGGCGCTCAAGGCCAAGGCCCAGGAGCGCGAGCAGGAGCTGATCTCCGCCGCGCAGCAGGAGGCCTCGGCGCAGTTGGCTTCGGCCCGGGCCGATCTCGGCGCGCAGGCCGACAAGGCTTCGCAGGCCCTGAAGGCGAACGTTCGGGCGATGGCCGAGAAGGCCACCGCCAGGATTTTG